The Paenibacillus spongiae nucleotide sequence CGTCTAATGTATATGAGGACGATGATACGTCTTCCGATGTATTAGCGGTTGCAAAGGCTGGCGAACGTTACTATGCTTCGGCAGAAGCCGAGGATGGATTATTCGAGGTTATTCTCGCAGACGGCCAGACAACAGGCTATATCTCTGAAGCCGATGTTAGCAGTCAGTTATTGAGCGGCAGCCTTGGTCAAACAGATGCCAACGGGCAATTAACGACAGACCTGACTACATTGGCGCTTGGAACCTATCAGGTACAAGCCGTCAACGGTAATGAGAACAGCAAGGTTGTCAATTATGAAGTCGTGGAGCAGTACGGTACGGATGAACCTCAATATGTTCAAACCTATGTGGCAGAAGATATGTCTTCGCAGCTGAGCGCTGCCTGGCAAACGAAGCCGGATCGAACCGTTACTTATATTCAGTACATCGAAGCAAGCGAATGGGGAACGGGAGAAAGCCCTGATGCCGATCACGTCAAACAGCATCAAGCCGAGAGCGAGCTTCAAGTGCTTAGTATGAAGGAAAAAGGAACGAAGGGTGAAATCCGGTTTCATAATGCTTTGATTGAAGGCTTGAAAGCAGATACCGCTTATAAATACCGTGTAGGCTATGAGGGCAATTGGTCGCAGTGGTATGAATATTCTACTGTAGATCGGAACAACTCAACACCGACCTCATTCTTGTTTATAACGGATTCTCATACGAATCAATTACAAGGATTGGAAATCTACCAAGAACTAATGACTAACGCTTTGACACAATATCCATCGACGCAGTTTATTATGCATGGTGGAGATATTGTAGATGTAGGAGGCGCATTTGAAGAATGGCAAAAGTTCTGGCAAGCTTCATCGGTCTATGCCACAACACTTCCATCTGCTCTAACATTGGGTAATCATGACGTGAAGAGCGAAGGAAAAGAAGTCTTTACCAAAGGCGCGAATTTCCCGATGAACGGACCGGAATCCCAACTGCAATATGCTTACTCTTATGAGGTTGATGATACTCATTTTGTCGTATTGAACTCAGAAGGTACAGAGGAACAAATGATTGAACAAGCAGCATGGCTGGAAGAAGATTTGGATCAGAATGATAAAAAGTGGACGGTCGTTATGTTCCACCGTCCGGCCTACCATACAGAAAGCGGCCGAGAAACCCTTGTTGAGTATACGCAAACGTATTTTGCGCCTATATTAGAAGAGAAGAAAGTTGATTTGGTTCTGGTTGGACATGATCATGTGTATGCGCGCACCTATCCAATGCTGAATGGAAAGCCAAATAAAGCTGCCAATGAGGGTGCTATTTATCTTGACGGCGGTGCTTCGGGCTGGAAATTCTATGATGGCACTCAATATAATTATTTGAGTCATATCTTTGATGAAGACGTTCCCGTATATTCCGCTATTGAAATTACGGAGGATGAGATTCATGTGGAAGCACGTACGAGTGCGGGTCAGTTGATCGATGAGTTTTCTGTCGTGAAAACAACGGAAAATGGGCCGTCGACGCCAACGCCGCCAACACCAACGCCAACGCCACCAACGCCAACACCAGAGCCAGAGCCAACACCACAGCCAAAGCCAACACCAGAGCCAAAGCCGACACCAACGCCTTCGAAGCCTGTCTTCAACGACAAGGTAGATGTAGACGCAGTTAAGGCTGTCGTGGAAAAAGAGAAATCTGCGCCTGCGGTAAGCTTTACGGACGTTCCGGCTTCTTCGTGGAGTGCTTCAGTAGTGGAACGCGCCGCTAAGATGGGTATTGTAACGGGTTACGATGGTTCTTTCCGTCCCAATGAAAAGGCTACTCGCGCCGAGTTCGCCATGATGCTTGCAAAAGCTCTTGGTCTGACGGGTGCAAGCGGTTCTTCCTTCTCTGACACGCAAGGGCATTGGGCTTCAGAAGCGATTGGAGCATTACGGGCCAAAGGGATCATCAAGGGTTATGGCGATGGTTCTTTCCATCCTAATCAAGAGATCTCCCGCGCCGAGATCGTTGCCATGCTTGCCCGGTTGACGGACTATGTTTCCGGCACATCCAATCTATTTTCGGATACAGGCACGAGTTGGGCTTCTGAACAAATCAATGCTTTCGCAGCTGCAGGTATCGTAAGCGGTGTAGGCAACGGATTGTTCAAACCGAATGAATCTGCTTCCCGCGCCGAGTCCGTCGCGATCATCATTCGCTTGCTGGATAAATTGCTTGAACAATAAGCGCTGCAAGATCAAGGCTCTAGGAGACAGATAAGGAGCCCCCGCCCGGCAACCGCCCCATTCCGCGAACGCTTGACCGCCGTGGAATGGGGCTTTTTTGCAGATGACACGATGAAAGAACATCAAAAAATGGCTTTCTTATGAAGGAGATGGGGCAGGCGGAGTAGAAGAGATGGTTTGAAAGCGCCCTGCATTCATAACAGAACGAAGGAGAGAATGTCACATGAATTCATTGTATCTCCGCAAGGAAGGTAAAAGCTGCCGGCAATCCAGTTGGGACAAGACAGGCGGCAATATGGACTTCATCGTCATCAAAGCGGGTGAAACAGCCGCCATTGCCGAAATTGAAGGCGCGGGTGTCATCCAGCATATCTGGATGACGGTCGCGGCGCAGGATAAATACGCCTTCCGCAAAGTGTTGATTTCGATGTATTGGGATGATGAAGCGAAACCGAGCGTGGAGTCGCCGGTTGGCGACTTCTTCGGCGTCGGTCACGGCGTTGCAAGCCATTACGTCTCGATGCCGCTCAACATGATTACAACGCAAGGCGTGATCGAGAACAAGGCCGCCATGAACTGCTTCTTCGAGATGCCGTTCCGTAAAGGTGCCAGAATTGAAATGACGAATGAATGCGAGAATGACATCACGCTGTATTATTACGTCGATTATGTATTAAAGCCGGTTTCGGAAGATAGTTTCTACTTTCATGCTTCTTGGCGCAGGGAAAATCCTACGAGAGGTTTATATGACCTGTCCGCATTGAAGGCCGCGCATGACCAACAGGATCGATCGAATTATTCGGATCAGAGGGTGTACGAGTTGAAGAATCTGACCGGCGACGATAATTATGTCCTGCTGGACGCCGAAGGAGAAGGGCATTACGTAGGGTGCAACTTGAGTATCGATCACTTGAACCCGATGCCGGGATTCAGCTGGCCTGGCGAAGGGGACGACATGTTCTTTATTGACGGGGAACCTTGGCCTCCGCGGATGCATGGGACGGGAACGGAAGATTATTTCTGCGCCGCATGGGGCTATCCTTCGGGTAAATATGACGCGCCTTATCACGGCTTGTCCCTGTATGCTCCAATTAAGGGGAACGGCGATGCCTGGAGGGAAAGCAACACCATTTTATTTAGCGATTACTCAGGCAAAATGACGCAATACAGATTCCATATCGTGGACCCGATCATCTTCCGTCAATCCATTCGCTTCAGCATCGAGCACGGCCATGGAAATTCACAATCGAATGATTATTCATCCGTCGCATACTGGTATCAGCGGGAACCTCATAAAGATTATCCGGAGATGCTGCCGGTCGAGCTTCGTCTCCCGATTTCGGAGAAGGAAAGCGCGAGGTTGTTTTATCGCACGTACTAAGCAGCGCAAGCGCGATGGAGTCTTCAGGATTCGGTAACATCATAAAGTATAGGCAGGAATGGCGGGGACTCGCCTCCACGATGAAAAACCACAACCGTAAGTGGCTGTGGTTTTTTGCATGTCCGGCCTTGGCGCAACGGGGTTAGCCGCCCCTCCTGCTCGTTCGTATCCGAAGGGAGTGGAGGAAGCGCGGCTTTATCCCGATCCTTCCTTCTCGATGATGCTCAGCTTGCCGTTCGGCTCCATATAGGCTTGCTCGATATCTTCGGGGCCCGTCAAGCCTTTAACCCGAAGCTCTTGTTCAAGGTTACGGCGCGTAATGCGCGCCCGGCGCAGGCCATTCATCAATATTTTGCCTTTTTCCACGAGTTTAATCGGGCTGCCCATGACGAGCTTCTCGATGCACGCGCTTTTCATGGAGAGAAAGCTGACTGCAATCTGCATGAGAACCAGTCCCGCGATCGCGGTCAGCAGGATCCAGAAGTCAAGCTCGGGATCGGCCAGCCCGTCGCCGATAATGGCGCCGATCGCAATCACGACGACCAGATCGAAGTCCGTCAGTCTGCCCACGGACTGGCTGCCCATCAGCCGAAAAGCGACTAACCCGACAAGGAACATGCCGGCGGCTCTCACGAATGACATCATATACTCCATGCCGCTACCTGCCTTATTGCTCCATCAGGCTGTCCAGCGACACTTCCAGTTCCTGATCTTTTTGATTGAGCGGATAAATTCTGGCCGTCTCCCGATCATGGTCGACATGCTGGATATAAACCGCCGTACCTTGGTAAGTAACTTGAGCCATCACGGGCGATTCCGATATTTCCTGCGCTCGCTGCTTATTCATTCATCCGACCTCCGCCGCATAGTTGGAAACGTCCCCTATTTTACCCGGTTATGCGCCAATTATTCAGCCCTCTACCTCCTTCGTCGCCGCGCCCCGACGACCCGGGAGACGGTGCTTGCCGTTTTGCCTTGATGCGCCAGAGCCGATTGCGGCTTGCCGGCCGTGCTGATGACGGACTGTGAACGATGTTTACGATAGTGAAACCTGCCTCCGGTATTAACCGCCCGGGGAGCACTTAAGGAACGGAAAGAGCAATAACCCGGATGCCGCGGCATCCGGGTTGTTGCGTATTGGGTGCGAAGACCGATGAGAGGGCGGTTCAGCTCTTCACCGCTCCCGCCGCGATATCGGAAATAAACTGCTTGCTGATGAAGAGAAACAGGAGAATCAGCGGCAGGACCGCCAGGAGCGTGCCCGCGATGACCATCGAATAGTCAGTCGTGTAGATGCCGTTCAAGGACGACAGGGCAACCTGAAGCGTGAACTTGCTCTCGTCGGTGAGAATGATGAGCGGCCACAGATAATCGTTCCAAACTCCGATGAACGTGAATGCGCCCAGAAAGGATAACGCGGGCCGCAGGATCGGCAGTGAGATGTTCCAATAGAGACGGAAGAAGCCGCACCCGTCGATCCGCCCGGCGTCCAGCAGCTCCGATGGAATCGATTCCTCGGCATACTGCTTGATCCAGAAGATACCGAAGGCGTTCACCATGCCGGGAATGATGAGCGCCTTGTACGTTCCCACCCATCCGAACTTCGCCATGATGACGAAGGAGGGAACAAGCGAGAGCTGGGCAGGCGCCATCATCGTGGCGAGAAGGAGGACGAACAACCCCTTTTTGCCCGGAAAATGATACTTCGCGAACGTAATGCCGGCCAGTGAATCGAAGAACAGCACCAGCACCGTGCAAGTGGAAGCGACGAACAGCGTATTCATGAATGCCCCGAAGAAATCGATATTGGCTATGACCCGTGAGATATTGTCGAACAGCTGCGTCCCAAACCATAGTTTGGGCGGGTAGCTGTAGATTTCCGGCGTCGTGCGCGTCGACATGACCGCAAGCCAGTAGAACGGAAAGATGGACAGGAGAAACCCCGCGATCAAGCCCGTATGCAGCAGCGCGGATTTCCATTTGGTTACTGCCATTCACTTCACCCCATTGTCAAGTAATCGGTGATTTGTTCCTTTGGTCCGTCAGGTGTCGGATTTGCCCTGAACCAGCTTCCAGTTCACGATCGAGAACAAGGCGATCAGCACGAACATGCCCCAGCCGACGGCCGCCCCGTATCCGAAGTAGTTGTTGACGAACGCTTCCCGGTACAAATAAAGAACGATGGTAAGCCCGCCGCCGCTGACGCCGCCGTCGTTGCCGACGAGCACCTGCGGTTCGGTGAAGATCTGCATGCCGCCGATCGTGGACGTAATGACGGTAAACAGGATGATCGGCCTCAGGATCGGCACCGTAATCCGAAAGAAAGACTGGATGCCGGAAGCCCCGTCGATTTTGGCCGCTTCGTACAATACGGTCGGAATGCTCTGCAGTCCGGCCAAATAGATCACCGCATTATAACCGACCCAGCGCCAGACGACCATCAGGGATACGGCGAGCTGGATGCCCCAGGTCTTGTTCAGCCACTCGACCGCATTCAGCCCCGATTGGGTGAGGATGTAATTCAGCAGGCCGTAGTTGTTGGAGAACAGTGTGCTGAAGATAATCGCCACCGCGACAAGCGACGTCACGTTCGGCAGAAAGTAGCCGATCCGGAAGAACGTGCGGAACTTCACGAACGACGCGTTGAGCAGGAAAGCGACGACGAGCGCCGAGAACAGCATCGGCACGGTCGAATAAACCCAGATGAGCAGCGTATTGCCGACGGCTTTCCAGAATTCGACGTCGGTCAGCATGAACCGGTAATTGTTTACGCCGTTAAACGTCATCTCGCCGATGCCGTCCCACCGCTGGAACGACAGATACATCGAGAAGGCGATCGGGAATAATCCGAAGACGGCAAACAACAGGTAGAAAGGGGAGATGGCCAAATATTCGTAACGGTGCTTCCAAATTTCCGAGCCGAGCCCGCGCCTGCGTTCCGGCTGCCGGGTACGAAGATCGGGTTCGAGCCTAGTACGGGTCTGTAGGGGTTCAGCCACTGCTTCAGCCTCCTCGTTTCGGATGGCGTTCCTGCCATTCGTCCGAATAATGAATGATAAAGGTTAGAGCCGTTCTTCAGTGCAACCGGTTTCATGATGATTAAATGATATCCGTCCTACGATGCATACGTCTCACGAACGTATATGCTAGCTGTGCGCCTTGTCATCTTAGCAGCTCTTTCTTGATGCGGGCGAGCGCGTCTTCCCATGCTTGATCGGGATTTTTCCCTTGAAGCGCCACGGATTGAAGCTGCCGGTTCACGATGCCGTTGAGATTGGCGTACTTCGGTCCGAAGTAAGCGGGCTTGACGTTTCGCGCCGATTCGGTGAACACTTCGCCGGTCGCTTGGCCGCCGAAGAATTCCTCTTCCTTGAGCAGCTCCGGCGCTTCCAGCGCTTTCGCGGCGGAAGGGAACAGGTTGACATTAACGAACGTGTCGACTTGATTGTCGGGATTTTGAATCCATTTGATTACCTCGAACGCTTCCTTCGGATGCTCGCTCGTCTTCAGAATGGCCAGGAAGGAACCTCCGTTGTTGCCGTCTCCGCCCGGTGCGCGCGCCACGCGCCACTTGCCGGCAGTCTCTGGGGCGGCTTGCTGAAGCACCTCTTTGTTCCAGACCGCGCCGACGAATGAGGCGATCTTGCTGTTGTTCAAGGCGGCGTTCCATTCGGATGAGTTGCCGTTGGCATTTGCGAGCAGTCCTTTCTCTGATGCCTCGACCGCGAGGTCCCATGCTTTCTTCATGGAAGAAGAGGGATCTTCGCCGATAAAGGCATCATCCTCGGAGAAGTAGATTTTGTCGCTCTGGGCGTTCACCTGCGTATAGATGCTGCCGATGTTGTCCGTCAGCTTGACATCCTTGCCGAGCGCGGCTTGCAGCTTTTCTCCGGCCGCAAAATAATCCTCCCACGTCTTTATCGCTTGGCTGACATCGCCGGGATCGCTTGGAAGGCCGGCTTTCTTGAACAAGTCCGCCCGATAGAACAACCCTGTCGGCCCCGTATCGATCGGGAGCGCGATCATTTTGTCGTCCGGCGTCACGCCGAGCTGCCATTTCCAATCCAAATAGTCCTTCTCGATTTCCTTAGCGCCCAGCTCATAGAGGTCGTAGAACCGGTCGGCGTTCGGAAACATCTCGGTTACCCAATCGTTGAAGGCAACGATATCGGGCCCGCCGGAACCGGCAGCCAGCGTCGTCTTCAGCTTGGACTTGAAATCGCCGCCGATCTTCTGAGCGTTGATTCGGAAGTCCGGAAACTGCTTTTCGACGGAGGCGATCAGCTTGTCATCCAAGCCGCGGTTCCAGTACCACAGTGTAAGCGTTGTCTTTTTGTCGGCGGATGTTTCGGTCGAACAGCCGCTGGCCGTTAGGATAACGACCAATGCCAATAAAACGAAACGTATTTTGGTCACATGCGCTGCCTCCTATTCTGTATAGGTCCAAACAGGTACACGAGATGCTATTAAACCGAGTGATAACGAGTTGAACCAGGAAAATACTGGGTGGGTTTAAGTAGGTCCAGGGCGGTGCAAACATTTCTTGACAATTCCAAGAAAGCGAAGGAATGGCTGCGTGGATGGTTATCGAGCAAACGGTGAAGGGTAAAGTGGCGATCGTGACGGGAGGCGGGTCCGGCATCGGACAAGTGGCTACGCTGCGTCTGGCTCAATACGGAGCGACGGTCGTGCTGCTGGACCGGACGCCGGAACGTAAAAGCGAGTCGACCAGACTAATTTTCAATAGATTTATGAAACTTTCTAACTATTTTTCAATATGATCAAACCGTTTACAGCCTCCCTTCGTTTCCTTAAATAGTACCGGTAAAAATCATCTATGAAATGGAGGAAAAATCATGAAGAAGACCATGTTCCTATCAGCTCTACTGCTCTTTATCATAACGGCTGCCGGATTGACAGCCTATGCAAAAATGGAAAGTAAGCCAGCGTCCCAGGCGACACCAAATTCCAGCCAAGGTGATCATGTCATCCGGGTGTACGGACCGGGTGGACCACTTGGACCGATCAAGGAAGCTGCTGAACATTTTTCATCTGAAACGGGAATCAAGGTGGAAGTAACAGCCGGACCAGAGGGCAATTGGATCGGCCAGGCAAAGCAAGATGCAGATATTATTTTCGGTGGCTCCGAGTATATGCTGCAGGACTTCATCTTAAATCACCCCGAAATAATCGACACTAAATCACGAACGGAACTTTATCCTCGTGCTGCAGGAATATTGGTGAGGAAAGGAAACCCTAAGAAGATTGCAAGCCTGGAGGATTTAACGAAAGAGGGAGTTAAAATAATCGATGTGAATGGGGCTGGCCAGCTTGGCCTGTGGGAAGACCTGGCAGGCAGAAAAGGGCTGATCGCAGGCATTTCCCAAAATATTAACCTTTCTGTAAAGTCGAGTGCCGAAGCTATTGAATTATGGAAATCAAATTCCAGCCTGGACGCCTGGATTACCTATGAATCGTGGCATTACCGGCTCCAGGATGTGACGGACTTGGTCGAGCTGCCCGAAGAAGAAAAGCTCTATCGTGGAACGCCGATCGCCTTGACGAAAATCACCGATCAGAAAAAAGAGGCACAGCAATTTATTGATTATTTAAGAACGGAAGAATCTCACCAAATCTTTCAAAAATGGGGCTGGAAGTAAGGACGAGCCTTAAATCAAAAAAAACGGGGAGAAACATACATGAAAAAAGCAATCTTTACCCTCGCGATACTTTCGATTATTTTTGTTTTGGCTGCGTGCGGAAAAAGCACTGAGGAAAAAACAGATACGGATCAACCCGATCAAGCCCAAACGGAACAATCTAAATCGGAACAACCTCCGGCTGATAGCTTACAGCTTCTGGAGAATGAGACGGCTGGAGAGTACCTGGCGGATCCACAGGGAAGGGCCCTGTATTACTTTAAAAAGGACGAAGCAGGAAAAAGCAATTGCAGCGGAGACTGCTTGGCAAACTGGCCGTCATTTACCTCGGAGGATTTCTCCGTCCCGGAAGGTTTTGACAAAAAGGATTTCGATACGATCACAAGAGAAGACAATGGGGAGAAGCAGGTCACGTACAAAGGCTTTCCTCTCTATTATTTTGCAAAAGATCAGCAAGAAGGGGATGTAAACGGACAAGGAGTAAAAGATGTATGGTTTGTCGTAAATAGCGAAACTAAATTTGAATAAGCCTGCCCTGGGAACGATCAGTCGCGGTCGTTCCCATCCTTAACAGCCCTCCAATATGAAATTGGAGGGTTTTTCATGTATACAGCCCTTTAGGCCGAATCGGGGAAAGTCTCTTTGCGTTTAAGCAGGGCAAAGATCCAATGAAGCATCTTGTTTACGAAGGCAATCATTACAACTTTGGGAATCCGGAAGGTCCTCGGCGACAGAGGGCCTTCTTTTTGCGTGCGGATCGGCGAACGCCGGCGGCGGGTTCCCCGGCTTTCGCCCGCCGCGCGGACGATTCGTTACACCGGGGAACGCCCGAGCGGAAAAAAGATAACTAGGCGAAAAAAAGCAGTTGAGCGCTTACGCCGTAGCGTTTAACTTTAAATGAGTGTTCAAAAAACAGGTGTTCAAGATTCAATGCGGAAATCCGCTTCCCGTTGCACTTCGTGATCAAAAGACGGCTTTTTGAATAACCTCTTTAAAACATTCCAGGAATAGGGAGACGACGCGTAAAAGCGCATGATCGAGTCGTCATGGAAGGAGACTGAACAATGAGCGAACAAACGGCGGCAACGCTAGGCGAGCAGGAAGAAACGCAGGTCGTGGAGCATGGCGTCCACAATTTCAGCAGCGAGGATGAATGGGTGGAGCCCGAGAACCCGCTTATCCGGGAGCGTCTGGAATGGTTCAAAGACCAGAAGCTGGGCATCATGATGCATTGGGGACCGTACTCCCAGCTTGGCGTAGTGGAATCGTGGGCGTTAAGCGACGAGGACGGCGATTGGTCGCGCGACGGCATCGACTGGCAGGCGGACAGCGAAGAATTGAAGCGAGAATATTTCGGCCTGGGACGAACGTTCAACCCGATCCGGTTCCAGCCGGACGTGTGGGCGGACCTGGCCGCGGAGGGCGGCTTCAAATATTTGATCTTCACGACCAAGCACCATGACGGGTTCTGCATGTGGAACACCCACACGACCGACTATCGGATTACCGGTCCGCAGACGCCGTTCCATACCCATAAATACGCGGACATCTGCCGGCATCTGTTCGACGCTTTCCGGGCGAAGGGACTGGCCATCGCCGCGTACTTCTCCAAGGCGGACTGGCATACTCCGTACTACTGGGCGTCCGGGATGGAGCGGGGGCGCAACATGTGGCGCGGACCGTCCTACGACCCGGAGAAATATCCGTGGCTGTGGAACAACTTCATTCAGTTCACGCATAACCAAATCATGGAGCTGTTAACGGAGTACGGACGGATCGACGCGCTGTGGCTGGATGCCGGATGGGTCCGGGCCGGCGGCCGCGTCGGACAAGACATCCGGCTTGGCGAGGTGGTCGAGAAGGCGCGCGAGAAGCAGCCGTGGCTCCTCTCCGTCGACCGTACCGTAGGCGGTCCGTACGAGAATGTCGTCACGCCCGAGCAGACGATTCCGGACCGCCCGATGAACGTGCCGTGGGAGAGCTGCATTACGATGGGGACGTCGTTCTCCTTCCGATACGAGGACAAGTACAAGTCGGTTCGCCAGATCGTCCACCTTCTGCTCGAAGTGGTGGCAAAAGGCGGCAACCTGGCTTTGAACGTCGGCCCGCAGCCTGACGGCAGGCTTCCGGAAGGAGCGATCCGGCGGATCAAGGAACTGGGCGTCTGGATGAACGAGTATGGCGAGGGCGTCTACGGCACCCGCATCTGCGAGCCTTATTATACGGGGCAATGCGCGTTTACGCGAAAAGGCGATACGGTATACGGGTTTTACTTGTACCCCGGCGCGGACGCTCCCGTCACGGAAGAGATCAAGCTGCCTTACAAGGGCGAGGCGACCGCCGTTGAGCTGGTCGGCCGCGAAGGGCGGCTTGAATTCAGCCGCACTGACGAAGGACTTGTCATCCGTCTTCCGCTGGCCGCCCTGTCCGAGGAAGCGCCGATCGCGCACGTCTTCCGGATCTGGGGGTAGAGGGGACGGCAGCACCTGTCCATCGCCGGTTCCCATCCTAATCGAATACTACCGACGAGAAGCTGGCGACGCAATAAACGGTCGCCAGCTTTTCGCATAGATGGTTAAAGAGAACCTTGTCCGTCTTGTTGAAATCAAGTAAACTTGCAAGATCGGACGCTTCAGACAGGTGGGGGAAGGGGTTTTTTCAAATGAAAAAAAGTTGGTTCCGCAGGTTGTTGTTTTCCTACCTTCCTGCTTTTTTCGGCGTTATCATGATTTTGTTCGTCGTGTTCTTCCAATATTTGAATGAGCAGAACCACAAGGAAGCGATCAAAGCGAACGAATTCATGGTGCAGCAGGTCATCCGTTATACGGACAGCACCTTGAAGGCGATCGATTATAAAGTGGCCAGACTGGTCATGACCGATCCGACCGTGACGCGATTTTTCAATCTCGACTATAACGATGTATTCGCTAACATACAAGCCGTCAAAGTGATGGACGATTTGAAGGTCAATTTCCCGCTGATCGATTCCGTTTATTTCGTGCGGTTGAAGGACGGCGGCATGCTGGGCGACGCTCCGAGCAAGCTGGCCGATTTCCCCGATGCCGATTTCATCGCGCAATCCAATAAACGCCAGGTTCAAGTGAAATGGACGGGAGAGCGGAAATTCACCCCTTACGCGGATTCGCCTTCGAAGAATGTCATCACGCTCGTTCGCGACGTGCCGTATTTCTCCAGCCAGAAGAAGGGCTACTTCGTCGTAAATGTAAGCGTATCCGCGCTGCGGGACTCCATCGCCCAAATGTACAACGGCGACATCACCTTCGTCCGCATGACGGATGGTCAAGGCCACGATTTGCTCGCCAAGGCTGCCGGCGAAGGGGAGGCGGGGCGCCAGTTCTCGTCCTTCACGTCGCCCTATACGGGCTGGCTCGTGGAGAGCGGTCTCATCGACACAGGAATGATCGGCTTCGCGCTGAACCTGTATAACGTCTGGATGATCATGGCGCTCGTGTCCGTCGTGCTCGGCGTCGTATGGGTCATTCTCGTGACCCGCAAGAACTACCGGCCGATCCAGCAGATCGTCTCCCTCCTGAGAACGAACGCGCTTCAGAATCAAGGCTCCGACGGCGGGCCGAGCGAGAGCGAGATGGGGTTCATCCAAGCATCGCTCGAGCAGATGATCGAAGAGACGGAGCAGTTCCGGCAGCAGCACCGCCAAAGCTTGATTCTGCAGAAGAAATACCGCTTCCAGGAAGTAATGGAGGGCCTCGCCCCGATCAAGGAGGCCGAATGGATCTCCGAGCTGAAGAAATACGACCTCGACGTCGCGGGAAGAACGGCGCTCGTCCAGATGTTCGAGATCGACGGGTACCACCAGTTCTCGGCCGCGTACAACCAGCGCGATCAATCGCTGCTGAGGTTCACGCTCTTCGTCGTCGTGCTTGAGGTCGTCCAGAACCACAGCGCCAGCGTCTGGTCGGAATGGACGACGGACCGCCGGCTCACGTCCATCATCTGGGCGCCGGAGGGCGCGGACCCGGGCGAAATACAAGACGCCATCTCGCAGGCGGTGCTGCAGTGGGTCGAGCAGAATCTCAGCTTCACGGTCACGATCGGACAGGGCGGACAGGCGCTCACGTTAGAGGAAATCCGCCAGTCGTACGAGAAAGCGGGCAACCTGCTGCAATATAAGGCGGTTCTCGGCGCGAACCGGATCATTCATCCGGAGCAAATCGCGAAGCCACAGACCGAAATTCACGAATATTTCAAGACGATTAACCAGCTGTCGCAGTCCGTGCGCTTGTCGGGCCCGGAATGGAGAGGGCATCTTGCCTTTTTGTTCGGGCAAATCCGCGACTCGCTGTCCTCACGCAAGGAAATCGATAGCCTGATGCTGTTTCTTCAGCAGCATCTGGACCGCGAGTTTCTCGATTTGTCCAAGGAATATCGGCAAATGTGGAAGGCGACGCAAGTGGAGCTCCTGGAGCTTGCGAAGCAATGGGAGACGCTGGAGGAGCTGGAGGACGGCTGCGCCCGGATCTTCGA carries:
- a CDS encoding helix-turn-helix domain-containing protein, translated to MKKSWFRRLLFSYLPAFFGVIMILFVVFFQYLNEQNHKEAIKANEFMVQQVIRYTDSTLKAIDYKVARLVMTDPTVTRFFNLDYNDVFANIQAVKVMDDLKVNFPLIDSVYFVRLKDGGMLGDAPSKLADFPDADFIAQSNKRQVQVKWTGERKFTPYADSPSKNVITLVRDVPYFSSQKKGYFVVNVSVSALRDSIAQMYNGDITFVRMTDGQGHDLLAKAAGEGEAGRQFSSFTSPYTGWLVESGLIDTGMIGFALNLYNVWMIMALVSVVLGVVWVILVTRKNYRPIQQIVSLLRTNALQNQGSDGGPSESEMGFIQASLEQMIEETEQFRQQHRQSLILQKKYRFQEVMEGLAPIKEAEWISELKKYDLDVAGRTALVQMFEIDGYHQFSAAYNQRDQSLLRFTLFVVVLEVVQNHSASVWSEWTTDRRLTSIIWAPEGADPGEIQDAISQAVLQWVEQNLSFTVTIGQGGQALTLEEIRQSYEKAGNLLQYKAVLGANRIIHPEQIAKPQTEIHEYFKTINQLSQSVRLSGPEWRGHLAFLFGQIRDSLSSRKEIDSLMLFLQQHLDREFLDLSKEYRQMWKATQVELLELAKQWETLEELEDGCARIFETAVERMQALRESHGSRAVIAEIRCYIEEHYGNPDLSLDYLSEKFQLNAKNVSKLFKDEFGENFVDFLIGLRMKRAQDLLAQTQKSMQEISLEVGYYNYNSFNRAFKNVSGLSPRDYRKQATNDAG